The Clavelina lepadiformis chromosome 1, kaClaLepa1.1, whole genome shotgun sequence genome segment GGGAATATGCATGTTGAATTGAATCGCTTGGAATAAAAGGAAATTTTGTTGGAGATTTATAAAACTAATATTTTGCAGGTTGTAAGTGTTAGCAAGGAATGATTCGCTCTTCTCGTATCACTAGTTATTTTCACTCAATGGTTGTCTCATTGACCACTATAGTTTAAGAAATCTTAAAACACGCAATGTACACAACTGACACAACTTCTTTATTTGGAACAAACTTTGGGAAATTCCAACGAGGAAggaacaaaaacaaatgttcTTAATCAAAGCAAATGTTGTCTAAATAGTAAATTATTATGACGtgaattcatttttaaacgCCGCTTTAGTAAGCTAAGCAGTCATCACCAAAGTTACCAACTGCGGCATTCTCATAATGTCCGTATTCTGGTATTGAGTGACAGATCGCTTGTTCTAAACAAGAATGCAAAGATCTTCGCAGTTTAATAAAGTAAACTCATCTTTGCATTGTTAAATCGAAACCCCTCAAATAAATCTTAAAACATCGTGATTAACGACGTGACCATAGAACGCAGACAAAAACATGACATAATGGTTTTGATGTTGTAACTTAATCGTCACTCATCAGGACTACCCTCTCATGGTTACTTCTGGGTAATACGTCAACATATAGGTGGTTGAAATAGAATTCAACAGCCTTATACAGCAGCAAATATTGTTTCTAAAACGtaattaagttattattaGTATAGCACTTAGTTCTAGTAATTCTCGAAGTAGTAATTGTAGTTAATCgattaatttataaaaactagTGAGGACTGATTCTACACAACTTGAAAAGAAACTGCCTGAAAAActatttattcactcacataGTTTTCCACCAAACATGTTCTGTCATGTCTGAGATGATGGACAACTTCAGAAATACCGATAAAAGAActgttttcaatttgttgCAATATTTGATCAAGAGCTATAAATATACCAGTTTCTCCACAACCATTcctgcaaagaaaaacttttatatgGCCAAGTGTGGCGTAGAATGCTATGTCAATTGCGCTCTGGCAACATCAAGTGATGTGTTACTGGCTATACTAGCTGTGAGGGCAATTTTCAGACACAGATATTTGTGTAGCAATAGTTGAGTCTTATATCAACATATTTCGTCCCCGTCCGACAATGTATTTGTAATGGTTAGACAATATTGCTCTGTTGTGAGTtaaggggtgggcaaacttgtacAATGAGTCAATTGTGGAAAACTGCAAACACCaacgagccgcaaaatcagtagcATCAATACAAATATACGGTAAACAATGCATGGATAATGAGCAGTaatggatattactattcagctagaagagccataaaaaacatgtcgcAGCATCCGACCCGCGGTTTGCTCACCTTTGTTATATAagtataataaataacaaaataaacaaatactctgaaacaaaaacaagccAAATAAACAACTCTGAGATTTTTAGAGCATTAACCAGttgaaatataaatttatgATGGAAAATAAAATCGAGTAACATTCACCTGCAATGAAATACAACTGGGGAATCGCTCTGTACAGTGCAGTCAAAGGCACTTTAATATTTACAATACGTTGAAAACCTCTATTTTATCTCCATACCCTAATGGGCTGGTCCACATTAAGTCCAGGTAAGTATGATAAGTATGATGAGTCCACATTCTGGCTTACAATGAAGACTTTCACGAAGTCAggaacttttaaaaataatatattgAGGGGGTATAGAAATGATATAATGTTTGTATAATGATACAGAATTATTGCTATGATGGAATTGTTTAAGCCTTTTGAAAACTTCTTCtaatgatcatttgatgatatTATTATTCCGTCCTTGATATGGAAAGATGTCTATGCATAGGtcaaatgaaaagaaaagggtaacaaatttcaaacagttgctagaaaaacagtacaaaacaatttttgtaaataaagacaaaattgttttgcaaaaacaatttttcccGTAAGTTGTTgcaatataacaaaaaaaataccTTGTTGCAAAGCTTGCTTTGTGCGAAATAGATAAATACGCTGAGAGAAGTCCACATAAAATGTTCGTTGTCACTTTAATACTTGATATAAATTTGCAGTACGACCCTGAATCTTCCAGGAAAGTCAAAAGAAAATACATGGGTGCCGAGTTAGGGAAGCACCCTACTTCGTATCAAAATAATTCCATCTTCTAAACATCTTCTACTTAATAaattaatgaaatgaaattgaaaattgcaGTTCCAAATTGAATCTATTGACTCAGCTAATACTTATCTTTGCAAATAAGATGAGGCGATTTACCTGAGCATTGTTCATGAATTCTGCAAAAGCAATGCTGTAGTATCTGTCACTGTCACGTATAAATAACAACATGATgatcaaaaatttgcaattcagttccattgcaaaagaaatttttgcattcaGTGTTTTTGGAAATCGAAACGGTCTCTCAAATTTATGCTTGTTCAACTACAGCCGGAAATGAGCAGTTAGTCTTTAAAAGTCGAAGTCTCTTAAAATTTGTCAACGGTCGCCAaagtcaaaccttaaaaaaacactCTTTGTAATACAGATTCAGCCTACGACAACTTGTTTACTTAGAATCTTAGATGAATATTCATTATTAAGTTTGGAGGAAAAAGACAGCTGCCAGGAACTGATTGTTGATACAGTTCGTTGTAAGAGAATACTTTCGTAATAGTGTCTAAAATCCTTTTTAATGTGTGATATGAATTCGAAGTTCTCGATCCTCGACAATTTTATCTGCTCTGCGGCGCTTCAATGACCTCTAAAGGTAAAGACACCCATTTTTCCCGTCTGTGGGCTACTGCAGccattaaaacaattttaaaatccaGGCATCAGTGTGACGTATTGGGCGGAACATAAATGGAACGCAGAGCGGCAGAAAAGTCCTGCATAAATTTGtgcatatattttattgaataCCAATAGCATGTAATGCATCAAATCCTAGTTACTTGCAGTAACTGCTCATGAACAAGTGATTACGTGCAGAAATAAATGCTAAACAACATGCAGTTATAggaattaattataattatcgtTCATGCGTTCTGTTTCCCCTCCAGGTTATTGCGGCGCATTAGTTGTGACAATGGCAAGAACAGATTTGACAAATATCAGAATTCCCAATAAATTCCCAATCACAATAATTGGAAGCCATTTTCCAGAACAAAATCCACCTTAGAAAACTTGACGTGAAAAAATACGAAATTGCACGATCTATTTCCATACAATGacattattatgacgtaacaagccCACTAAGTTTTAAGCTTTCAttccatagaaatcttataGCATCTTGGTCACGGGCGAGTGGTTCTAGTTCTTCATGCTGGCAATCACTAAAATATTCCCCGCTATatttcgtgacgtcatcatccAAGGCACAATACAAAGTGGTCTGACATCCATAATAAGGAGTCCTACGAAACAATTATTTGgttattttgctttaattacGTCATAGAAGCGTAAAGCAGCTTACCTTGTAAAGAGCAAAACTGGCAACCTGATGAGAGCTCGAATGTAGAGGGGAAGCCCCATCGCTTGCCCAGAGTCGATCATTCCTGACGTAATAAAGATTAATTTATTGCTACACTACGACAAGCGGCGTCACTTAAACTCGCGAACTACACAACTCTGACTAAAATGCATCTTTCAAACATAACCATACTAATTTATCGTCACAATTAACTTATTATGACTCAACACTACGAATTATTTGCACACAGTCAAACCCGGATGGACGGCGTATGTTGTGACGTCAAATTTCTTCAATTCTTCGTCGAGGGCGACATTGAACATGACATTGGCGAGTTTGCTGTCACTTGCTGTTTGGAACATTTCCCCTAAACTCGTGACGTCATTGTACATCGTTTCTTTGGTAACATTGCCCACcctgtgacgtaataaaagcTAATGGTATGTATTGGCAAAAAATCACAACCGCGTTTTTCTCCACTAACTTGTAGGAGTGTGCGGTGAGATTTATTATCCGCACAGGCCGCACCGTGGATTGCTTCTTCATCTTGCCAAGCAGCAGGTTGGTGAGGAGAAAATGACCGAGGTGGTTGATCGCGAAAATCCGGTTTATTCCAGATTTCGCTTTGCCAAATACGGACATTACACCTGAAACAACGACACGTCACAATGCTTATTATGATCTTCATTAGTGTTGATAGGTATAAAGTACTtgttaagatttctatgttggccATGCTACCGCCATGTGCTTTCTTGGTATGCATTGTGATTCGTATGTGGAGTAATAACGTTCATGTTCAAGACTGTCTAAAATACAAGAGATTCTGCCGAACGTATTATCGACTTAGATCAACAAATAATATCACGAGAGTAGCGATATTAACAATTAGAACTTTAACTTACCCGCATTGTTGATCAAATAATCAAGGTATTGTTCGGTTTCGTCAAATTCTTTCGCGAAATCACGAACAGAATCGAGATCTTCCAAGTCAATATACATGCACCTGACCTAAAAGTAAATCAACATCTGAAAGTATAATGACGTCCCCACACTACGTAAGCAAGAGAGATGACGGGGTGTTTTCCCTGATATTCACTTCGTCATTTCCTGTCAGTTCAATGATTTCTCTCCTCGCTTCCTCCGATCTCGGCAAGTTCCTCGAAGCAATCACAACCCTGGCCCCGGCTCTGGCGAGTTCGATGGCGGTTGCTTTCCCTATTCCGGTGTTTCCCCCTGACCATTAAAtcacaaaataatcttctttttACTCAACATTGCCGTGAAAATCTAAGGTGGGCTCTTCGCcatatatgacgtcattcagTTACCTGTTATTAGAACTGTTTTGCCGTTGAGAGATTTCGTGACCTCGTAAACTGGACCTTGTTTAACGAACTTGATCCAAAGGTAGCCTAACACAGCGACAGTGATGCAACAAAGAGTTCTTTTTGTCGTCATTGCTATGCGTTTATCTGTCTTAGACTCAGGCTGAAAAGTTGATGGCGGCTGAACCGAGTTAACCAAAactttacagtaaaataaaaataagatgTATactttggcactctgaaggtcaactttgtttttgatttttctacacgagctttcgcaagcataagcttgcttcttcaggtgtactaagACTGAATGCTTACATATATCGCCTGAAGCAGCAGTCAGACCAAACGTTTTTGTTAGACTTGACTTTGACGACTGCTCAGAAATTTTAATGGACCACGACTTTTGATGACTATATCTGCTAATTCTCTGACGTAGTTGCAGAAGCATAAACTTTGAGAGACTGTCGGAGAAATTTAAGAGACTTTTTCGGTCTTCAAAAACACTGGTCACACCACACACTGTAAAAACGaacggtttttaaatttgtctATGACGTAACATAGCTCGTGCGTGACAATACATAAACAGGAAGCGTGTCACGTGCAACCGAGACCTGACTCGCGCTAAACAAGCTGCAACACGACGTAAGAATGGCGCAAAAAATACGACCATGTCATGAAGTTTGTGAAAAAGTGGCTGACGTCACGTGTTTTAGCTACGACCTCTCAAGCAAGTCACATGACTACCTTAACCCCCCTCCCCCCACCCCCCTAACGGCGAGTTCCCACTGCAAGCCTGCCTGTCTCATGTGGCCTGCTAGCTCTTTTAATGTTGATATAATACCAGCATCTAGTGATCCTAGTACCTCGTATGCACTTGCAGTGATGAAGTAGGAGTAGCAAAATACGAACGACCAAGAAACGTTTTAACTTCGAGTCCAAAATGAATTTCAACATCGCGGTAAAATCAGTCTTAAGACCAAACGACATAGCAAAACAATTTCTGTCATGCGGAACGTCGCGTGATTATGTCGTCATAAAAGGCCTCAGGTAAATCGCGGAAAAGAGATAATTACAGCAAACACAGGAAAacaaaaaccaataaaatggaCGCCATCGCAAAACCAAATTTGTTGGTGTttcaaattgttgttttttccaATCGCGTGAGCTTTGTTGAAAACTGCCCCAAATAGGATGAGACAACGATGGTCATTCATGACGTAAgataatttataaaattatatcgataaatttaaaatactaaAATCGTGCAAACGTGATCTCGACAGCAAAACTCCCtgattttaataataaaaataagacaaaaatatattcaaaATTCACTTTCTACTCGTTTTCTGTCATTAACTTCGTATTATCTTGACGTCTTTAAACCTATTGCAACTGTGTCTCACACCCCAATTATCTTTAGACCTATAGTTCATTTTGTAGCCAAAACAGCTATTTCGTTGTTTTACTTAAATCTCTTACACCCCCCAGTGTtgcttaaaaaacaaaaacgtcaaAACAGTGCTCACTCTGCAGCCCACAATGTCGGCCCGGGGTTAAACCTGAACCTTTTAACTTTGGCTTGAGCggaaatttttagaaaaccGAAACGGAACAAAACTTctaaatttgtttgattttttgatgCCATGACAACTGCTCCTCTGCTGGCGACATTTATCGTTGTCGCTTTTCTAATCACAGAGTTTCCacctaaatattttaactttgctGGCAGCTATATGGCATCGGAACTCGGAAGGGTCTTCCCCTTCCACTACTTGTCGCTTCACATGGTTCAACTGGGAATACAAAACGACCACTGCAGTGTCGACACCAAATGATAATTTGAACAACATTCTCTACATCAATTAATTTATTAAGATAAATCTAGAATTGCATATAAATTGAAATTAGTTAAACtacaaatttgaaaatcacATGTTGTGCAATTTTGTGTTGAAACCTGAATGAAATTAATACCTTCAACAAAGATAATACATCACGCATATTGTGATGTTAAGTAACAACGTTGTCACATAGAAGGATGTACAAGAACAAGAACACAACTTCAATTATCTACCACATATTATGGGATGCTTCCTTCAGCATAATGAAAGACAAATCTCAATCATAGCTACAAGGCC includes the following:
- the LOC143450076 gene encoding retinol dehydrogenase 12-like, with product MLLQLRQRISRYSHQKSWSIKISEQSSKSSLTKTFGLTAASGDICKHSVLVHLKKQAYACESSCRKIKNKVDLQSAKVYILFLFYCKVLVNSVQPPSTFQPESKTDKRIAMTTKRTLCCITVAVLGYLWIKFVKQGPVYEVTKSLNGKTVLITGGNTGIGKATAIELARAGARVVIASRNLPRSEEARREIIELTGNDEVRCMYIDLEDLDSVRDFAKEFDETEQYLDYLINNAGVMSVFGKAKSGINRIFAINHLGHFLLTNLLLGKMKKQSTVRPVRIINLTAHSYKVGNVTKETMYNDVTSLGEMFQTASDSKLANVMFNVALDEELKKFDVTTYAVHPGMIDSGQAMGLPLYIRALIRLPVLLFTRTPYYGCQTTLYCALDDDVTKYSGEYFSDCQHEELEPLARDQDAIRFLWNESLKLSGLVTS